The following coding sequences lie in one Miscanthus floridulus cultivar M001 chromosome 9, ASM1932011v1, whole genome shotgun sequence genomic window:
- the LOC136481744 gene encoding glucuronoxylan 4-O-methyltransferase 2-like, which yields MTSPMHARKAKLKTHLISAKAKLKHTVTPRRVVLLAAAATSAFLLLFTLRTLHSAASRGARAGAGAATTTAAPVAASTPPAAVVAHHADDQQEQHHQECAKVPASVAEALVQYATSNETPRQTEAEAGAAARVLARRAPCGLLVFGLGPDSALWAALNHGGRTLFLEADADRIASARAAHPAGIDLQAHPVAFQQEATMTTLSDEDLLALHNSSDCAVASPTKPLDPDHLEQSPCALAPRGLPAAFYEAEWDVIMVDAPVPGAIYTAAVAARARRPGTGETDVLVHGVDGTAEESFTRAFLCEAYLKEEAGRLRHFSIPSHRDKDAMPFCP from the coding sequence ATGACGAGCCCCATGCACGCGCGGAAGGCCAAGCTCAAGACCCACCTCATCTCCGCCAAGGCCAAGCTCAAGCACACTGTCACCCCGCGCCGCGTCGTCCTGCTcgctgccgccgccacctccgctttcctcctcctcttcaCCCTCCGCACCCTCCACTCCGCCGCGTCGCGCGGCGCCAGAgcaggcgccggcgccgccaccaccaccgctgccCCTGTCGCTGCCTCCACGCCGCCCGCGGCCGTCGTCGCCCACCACGCTGATGACCAGCAGGAGCAGCACCACCAAGAGTGCGCCAAGGTGCCGGCATCCGTCGCGGAGGCGCTGGTCCAGTACGCGACGTCGAACGAGACGCCGCGCCAGACGGAGGCCGAGGCCGGCGCGGCCGCGCGCGTGCTTGCGCGGCGCGCGCCGTGCGGCCTCCTGGTGTTCGGGCTGGGACCCGACAGCGCGCTCTGGGCGGCGCTCAACCACGGCGGCCGCACGCTCTTCCTCGAGGCGGACGCCGACCGGATCGCCTCCGCCCGCGCCGCGCACCCGGCCGGCATCGACCTCCAGGCCCACCCCGTCGCCTTCCAACAAGAAGCCACCATGACGACGCTGTCCGACGAAGACCTCCTGGCCCTCCACAACTCCTCCGACTGCGCCGTTGCCTCCCCGACGAAACCTCTCGACCCGGACCACCTGGAGCAGTCGCCGTGCGCGCTGGCGCCGCGCGGGCTGCCGGCAGCGTTCTACGAGGCGGAGTGGGACGTGATCATGGTGGACGCGCCGGTGCCGGGCGCGATATACACGGCCGCGGTGGCGGCGAGGGCGCGGCGCCCGGGGACGGGAGAGACGGACGTGCTGGTCCACGGCGTGGATGGCACGGCCGAGGAGAGCTTCACCAGGGCGTTCCTTTGCGAGGCGTACCTCAAGGAGGAAGCTGGCAGGCTCCGGCACTTCTCCATTCCGAGCCACAGGGACAAGGACGCCATGCCATTTTGCCCTTGA